A DNA window from Vigna angularis cultivar LongXiaoDou No.4 chromosome 1, ASM1680809v1, whole genome shotgun sequence contains the following coding sequences:
- the LOC108331386 gene encoding 40S ribosomal protein S9-2 has protein sequence MVHVSFYRNYGKTFKKPRRPYEKERLDAELKLVGEYGLRCKRELWRVQYALSRIRNNARNLLTLDEKNPRRIFEGEALLRRMFRYGLLDETQNKLDYVLALTVENFLERRLQTLVFKSGMAKSIHHARVLIRQRHIRVGRQVVNIPSFMVRVDSQKHIDFSLTSPLGGGRPGRVKRRNQKAAAKKAAGGDGDEEDED, from the exons ATGGTGCACGTTTCCTTCTACCGAAACT ATGGGAAAACCTTCAAGAAGCCTCGTCGTCCATACGAGAAGGAACGTTTGGACGCCGAGTTGAAGCTGGTTGGGGAGTACGGGCTTCGCTGCAAGAGGGAGTTGTGGAGGGTTCAGTACGCCCTCAGCCGTATCCGTAACAATGCCAGGAATCTGTTGACACTGGATGAGAAGAACCCGCGCCGAATTTTCGAGGGTGAAGCACTTCTCCGAAGAATGTTCCGTTACGGACTTCTCGACGAGACTCAGAACAAGCTCGATTACGTGTTAGCCCTCACCGTCGAGAACTTTCTCGAACGCCGCCTCCAAACCCTCGTTTTCAAGTCTGGCATGGCCAAGTCCATTCATCACGCCAGAGTCCTCATCAGGCAGAGGCACATAAG GGTTGGGAGACAGGTGGTGAACATTCCATCATTCATGGTTAGGGTTGATTCTCAGAAGCACATTGACTTCTCACTCACGAGTCCACTTGGTGGTGGTCGCCCTGGACGCGTGAAGAGAAGGAACCAAAAGGCTGCTGCGAAAAAGGCCGCTGGTGGAGATGGAGATGAGGAGGATGAAGATTAG
- the LOC108333812 gene encoding HVA22-like protein a has product MGSGAGNFLKVLLRNFDVLAGPVVSLVYPLYASIRAIETKSPIDDQQWLTYWVLYSLITLFELTFAKLLEWIPIWPYAKLIATCWLVLPYFSGAAYVYEHYVRPIYVNPQTINIWYVPRKKDTFGKRDDILTAAEKYIQENGTDAFENLINRADKSRRGGGYYTAYDETY; this is encoded by the exons ATGGGATCTGGGGCTGGTAATTTCCTCAAGGTGCTTCTCAGAAACTTCGATGTCCTTGCCGG GCCTGTGGTTAGTCTTGTTTATCCTCT ATATGCTTCGATTAGGGCAATTGAGACCAAGTCTCCTATTGATGATCAGCAATGGCTCACTTACTGGGTTCTCTATTCCTTAATCACCCTCTTTGAACTTACATTTGCAAAACTCCTTGAATG GATTCCGATATGGCCTTATGCAAAGCTGATTGCAACCTGCTGGTTGGTCCTTCCTTACTTTAGCGGTGCTGCTTATGTATACGAGCATTACGTGAGACCTATATATGTCAATCCTCAAACCATTAACATTTGGTACGTTCCAAGGAAAAAGGATACCTTTGGTAAGCGAGATGACATTCTAACTGCTGCAGAGAAGTACATCCAAGAGAATGGAACTGATGCATTTGAGAATCTGATCAATAGG GCTGATAAATCCAGAAGGGGTGGCGGTTATTATACAGCGTATGATGAGACTTATTAA